Proteins encoded within one genomic window of Oncorhynchus keta strain PuntledgeMale-10-30-2019 chromosome 12, Oket_V2, whole genome shotgun sequence:
- the LOC118391687 gene encoding protein sprouty homolog 3-like, with amino-acid sequence MDPLPGHGPPPVRMDVDGLDLQQVPVLSLDQIRSIRANNDYVERPVTLDHASQSGFFYAHDDRYPITHGYPPQGYSHGYPQGYPLPRSQSQQQHAHLAHLSRSSTTSSAMSRISAASDQRLLVGLTPSHSGLASVVRSQPKGELKPEASLGKGLVEGEDLALHLFICERCGRCKCQECCAPRSLPSCWACGQRCLCSAESAVEYGTCLCCVKGLFYHCSTQDDEDNCADRPCACTSAHACTRWGTMGLLALCLPCLCCYPPARLCLALCQRAHDRATRPGCRCSNTNTVCRKISTSNPNPGHTPFCSKSLEKPV; translated from the coding sequence ATGGACCCTCTCCCGGGTCATGGCCCTCCACCAGTCAGGATGGACGTTGATGGGCTGGACCTCCAGCAGGTGCCTGTCCTCTCCCTGGACCAGATCCGCTCCATCCGCGCCAACAACGACTACGTGGAGCGCCCCGTGACCCTGGACCATGCCTCCCAGTCCGGCTTCTTCTACGCCCACGATGACCGCTACCCCATCACCCACGGATACCCTCCTCAAGGTTACTCTCATGGTTACCCTCAGGGATACCCTCTCCCCCGGAGCCAGAGCCAGCAGCAACACGCCCACCTTGCCCATCTGAGTCGCTCCAGTACTACCAGTTCAGCCATGTCCCGGATCAGCGCTGCCTCCGACCAGAGACTCCTGGTGGGCTTGACGCCCTCCCACTCTGGCCTGGCCTCGGTGGTGCGCTCCCAGCCTAAAGGAGAACTCAAGCCTGAGGCTTCTCTGGGTAAaggcctggtggagggagaggacCTGGCCTTGCACCTGTTTATCTGTGAGCGCTGTGGGAGGTGTAAGTGTCAGGAGTGCTGCGCTCCGCGAAGCCTGCCGTCCTGCTGGGCCTGTGGGCAGCGCTGCCTTTGCTCTGCTGAGAGTGCTGTGGAGTATGGCACCTGTCTGTGCTGCGTTAAGGGCCTGTTCTACCACTGCTCCACTCAGGATGACGAGGACAACTGTGCTGACCGGCCCTGCGCCTGCACATCCGCCCACGCCTGCACCCGCTGGGGCACCATGGGCCTTCTGGCGCTGTGCCTGCCCTGTCTCTGCTGCTACCCACCTGCCAGGCTGTGCCTCGCCCTGTGCCAGCGGGCCCACGACCGAGCCACCCGCCCCGGCTGCCGCTGCAGCAACACCAACACTGTGTGCCGTAAGATCTCCACCTCCAACCCCAACCCTGGGCACACCCCCTTCTGCAGCAAGTCCCTGGAAAAGCCTGTATGA
- the LOC127906271 gene encoding involucrin-like, giving the protein MIFPSSGASAVPKQATPGPLRSSCQTPYPGFSGLDCGKPPQASTGPDWVCSLFPQPPQASTGPDWVCSLFPQPPQASTGPDWVCSLFPQPPQASTGPDWVCSLFPQPPQASTGPDWVCSLFPQPPQASTGPDWHSEEPQSITQHSEEPQSITQHSEEPQSITQHSEEPQSITQHSEEPQSITQHSEEPQSITQHSEEPQSITQHSEDPQSITQHSEEPQSITQHSEEPQSITQHSEEPQSITQHSEEPQSITQHSEEPQSITQHSEEPQSITQHSEEPQSITQHSEEPQSITQHSEEPQSITQHSVEPQSITQHSEEPQYITQHSVEPQSITQHSEEPQSITQHSEEPQSITQHSEEPQSITQHSVEPQSITQHSEEPQSITQHSEGPQSITQHSEEPQSITQHSEEPQSITQHSEEPQSITQHSEEPQSITQHSEDPQSITQHSEDPQSITQHSEEPQSITQHSEDPQSITQHSEEPQSITQHSEDPQSITQHSKDPQSITQHSEEPQSITQHSEEPQSITQHSEDPQSITQHSEDPQSITQHSEDPQSITQHSEDPQSITQHSVEPQSITQHMRNPSPSHHSEEPQSITQHSEDPQSITQHSEDPQSITQHSEEPQSITQHSEDPQSITQHSEDPQSITQHSEEPQSITQHSEEPQSITQHSEDPQSITQHSEDPQSIT; this is encoded by the exons ATGATCTTTCCTTCCTCTGGGGCCTCAGCGGTCCCCAAACAGGCAACCCCGGGCCCTCTGCGGAGCAGCTGTCAGACCCCGTATCCTGGCTTTTCCGGCCTGGACTGTGGGAAA CCACCCCAGGCCTCCACAGGCCCCGACTGGgtctgttccctgttcccccaGCCACCCCAGGCCTCCACAGGCCCCGACTGGgtctgttccctgttcccccaGCCACCCCAGGCCTCCACAGGCCCCGACTGGgtctgttccctgttcccccaGCCACCCCAGGCCTCCACAGGCCCCGACTGGgtctgttccctgttcccccaGCCACCCCAGGCCTCCACAGGCCCCGACTGGgtctgttccctgttcccccaGCCACCCCAGGCCTCCACAGGCCCCGACTGG CACAGTGAGGAACCCCAGTCCATCACACAGCACAGTGAGGAACCCCAGTCCATCACACAGCACAGTGAGGAACCCCAGTCCATCACACAGCACAGTGAGGAACCCCAGTCCATCACACAGCACAGTGAGGAACCCCAGTCCATCACACAGCACAGTGAGGAACCCCAGTCCATCACACAGCACAGTGAGGAACCCCAGTCCATCACACAGCACAGTGAGGATCCCCAGTCCATCACACAGCACAGTGAGGAACCCCAGTCCATCACACAGCACAGTGAGGAACCCCAATCCATCACACAGCACAGTGAGGAACCCCAGTCCATCACACAGCACAGTGAGGAACCCCAGTCCATCACACAGCACAGTGAGGAACCCCAGTCCATCACACAGCACAGTGAGGAACCCCAGTCCATCACACAGCACAGTGAGGAACCCCAGTCCATCACACAGCACAGTGAGGAACCCCAGTCCATCACACAGCACAGTGAGGAACCCCAGTCCATCACACAGCACAGTGTGGAACCCCAGTCCATCACACAGCACAGTGAGGAACCCCAGTACATCACACAGCACAGTGTGGAACCCCAGTCCATCACACAGCACAGTGAGGAACCCCAGTCCATCACACAGCACAGTGAGGAACCCCAGTCCATCACACAGCACAGTGAGGAACCCCAGTCCATCACACAGCACAGTGTGGAACCCCAGTCCATCACACAGCACAGTGAGGAACCCCAGTCCATCACACAGCACAGTGAGGGACCCCAGTCCATCACACAGCACAGTGAGGAACCCCAGTCCATCACACAGCACAGTGAGGAACCCCAGTCCATCACACAGCACAGTGAGGAACCCCAGTCCATCACACAGCACAGTGAGGAACCCCAGTCCATCACACAGCACAGTGAGGATCCCCAGTCCATCACACAGCACAGTGAGGATCCCCAGTCCATCACACAGCACAGTGAGGAACCCCAGTCCATCACACAGCACAGTGAGGATCCCCAGTCCATCACACAGCACAGTGAGGAACCCCAGTCCATCACACAGCACAGTGAGGATCCCCAGTCCATCACACAGCACAGTAAGGATCCCCAGTCCATCACACAGCACAGTGAGGAACCCCAGTCCATCACACAGCACAGTGAGGAACCCCAGTCCATCACACAGCACAGTGAGGATCCCCAGTCCATCACACAGCACAGTGAGGATCCCCAGTCCATCACACAGCACAGTGAGGATCCCCAGTCCATCACACAGCACAGTGAGGATCCCCAGTCCATCACACAGCACAGTGTGGAACCCCAGTCCATCACACAGCACA TGAGGAACCCCAGTCCATCACACCACAGTGAGGAACCCCAGTCCATCACACAGCACAGTGAGGATCCCCAGTCCATCACACAGCACAGTGAGGATCCCCAGTCCATCACACAGCACAGTGAGGAACCCCAGTCCATCACACAGCACAGTGAGGATCCCCAGTCCATCACACAGCACAGTGAGGATCCCCAGTCCATCACACAGCACAGTGAGGAACCCCAGTCCATCACACAGCACAGTGAGGAACCCCAGTCCATCACACAGCACAGTGAGGATCCCCAGTCCATCACACAGCACAGTGAGGATCCCCAGTCCATCACATAG